In a single window of the Necator americanus strain Aroian chromosome X, whole genome shotgun sequence genome:
- a CDS encoding hypothetical protein (NECATOR_CHRX.G24384.T2), translated as MPIQRLSCEITHHFTKVLGVDVLDDEVVNKRGRSPPLKMVGATNLFLASDDGDERAFKTQRQKSAEERIGNVKFGSWQK; from the exons ATGCCA ATCCAACGATTGTCATGCGAGATAACGCATCACTTCACCAAAGTCCTTGGTGTTGACGTACTCGATGATGAAGTTGTAAATAAGCGGGGTCGTTCGCCACCCTTGAAGATGGTTGGGGCTACGAATCTTTTTCTTGCATCTGATGATGGAGATGAGCG TGCTTTCAAAACGCAACGTCAAAAATCAGCTGAGGAACGAATaggaaatgtgaaatttgGTAGCTGGCAGAAGTGA
- a CDS encoding hypothetical protein (NECATOR_CHRX.G24384.T1): MILVLVPCYGPKLPRFPPQIQRLSCEITHHFTKVLGVDVLDDEVVNKRGRSPPLKMVGATNLFLASDDGDERAFKTQRQKSAEERIGNVKFGSWQK; the protein is encoded by the exons ATGATTCTTGTTTTGGTACCGTGTTATGGGCCCAAACTTCCAAGATTCCCACCTCAA ATCCAACGATTGTCATGCGAGATAACGCATCACTTCACCAAAGTCCTTGGTGTTGACGTACTCGATGATGAAGTTGTAAATAAGCGGGGTCGTTCGCCACCCTTGAAGATGGTTGGGGCTACGAATCTTTTTCTTGCATCTGATGATGGAGATGAGCG TGCTTTCAAAACGCAACGTCAAAAATCAGCTGAGGAACGAATaggaaatgtgaaatttgGTAGCTGGCAGAAGTGA